Proteins from a genomic interval of Pseudodesulfovibrio nedwellii:
- a CDS encoding NADH-quinone oxidoreductase subunit B family protein, producing MFGSFIKKSRAKSPWIMHFDCGSCNGCDIEVLACLTPLYDVERFGIINVGNPKHADVLLVTGTVNHRNKKVLKNLYDQMPEPKAVIAIGACGNTGGVFREAYNVVGGVDKIIPVDVYVPGCPAKPEAIIDGVVAGLAKFAQKVEEAE from the coding sequence ATGTTTGGATCATTCATCAAGAAATCTCGCGCCAAGTCTCCGTGGATCATGCATTTTGATTGCGGTAGCTGTAACGGCTGCGACATCGAGGTTCTGGCTTGCCTGACACCGCTGTACGATGTGGAGCGGTTCGGCATCATCAACGTCGGTAATCCTAAGCACGCTGACGTGTTGCTGGTTACTGGTACTGTCAACCATCGGAATAAAAAGGTGCTCAAGAATCTGTATGATCAGATGCCTGAGCCCAAGGCTGTCATCGCCATCGGCGCATGCGGCAATACCGGCGGTGTGTTCCGCGAAGCCTACAACGTTGTTGGCGGCGTGGATAAAATCATCCCGGTGGACGTGTATGTTCCCGGTTGTCCTGCAAAACCCGAAGCTATCATCGACGGTGTTGTCGCAGGGTTGGCCAAGTTTGCGCAAAAAGTGGAAGAAGCCGAATAG
- a CDS encoding LysE family translocator yields the protein MTIESGIALAFATFVFASIPGPGVSALVAQSLSRGFKTGVGYAAGLACGDLTYLLTALFGLGWISSQIGPWFAVLKWIGAAYLVYMGVRAWMAKPPTEQDSACVSVRGRRSFLAGLCVSLGNPKVIAFYCGFLPGFVHMSELTTVDIIMVVSIIIPTVFTVLATYAWLAGRGRTAIRSTRVWKIANRTAGFIMIGAGAVIAAE from the coding sequence ATGACGATTGAAAGTGGAATTGCCTTGGCATTCGCCACCTTTGTTTTTGCGAGTATCCCGGGACCGGGAGTTTCTGCTCTTGTGGCCCAATCCTTGTCTCGTGGTTTCAAGACCGGAGTCGGATACGCCGCTGGTTTGGCGTGCGGTGATCTGACGTATTTGTTGACGGCTTTGTTCGGCCTTGGATGGATTTCGTCACAGATAGGGCCATGGTTTGCAGTCCTTAAATGGATAGGCGCGGCCTATCTTGTTTATATGGGCGTTAGGGCATGGATGGCCAAACCGCCAACAGAACAGGACTCGGCCTGTGTCTCGGTTCGCGGTAGACGCAGCTTCTTGGCAGGCCTGTGCGTTTCTCTTGGTAACCCTAAGGTTATCGCTTTTTATTGCGGCTTTCTGCCCGGATTTGTCCACATGTCTGAATTGACCACCGTGGATATCATCATGGTCGTTTCTATTATTATCCCCACAGTATTTACGGTCCTTGCCACCTACGCATGGCTGGCCGGTCGAGGTCGTACCGCAATACGCTCAACCCGTGTTTGGAAAATAGCCAACCGCACCGCTGGCTTCATCATGATAGGCGCAGGCGCGGTTATTGCTGCTGAATAA
- a CDS encoding respiratory chain complex I subunit 1 family protein, producing the protein MDTLILVIIGLIAGPLLGGLIAGLDRRVTAWFQSRQGPPIMQAFYDVAKLFGKEKMVVNQWQILCAWVYMIAAATSLALFFAQSDLLLIFFVQAVGAVFLVMGAMATKSPYSQVGAQRELIQILAYEPVLILVFVGFYMVTGSFSLDAVWSQDMPLITKMPLLYLALGYALTIKLRKSPFDFSTSHHGHQELVKGVLTEYSGPYLALIEIAHWYETILVLGLCAIFWHTNVVWMAVLLVITYMLEILVDNTMARMTWRWMLKRVWLLGMGLSIVNLIWLYAR; encoded by the coding sequence ATGGATACTCTTATTCTCGTTATCATCGGACTCATTGCCGGACCACTTTTGGGTGGTCTCATCGCTGGTCTGGACAGGCGCGTCACCGCGTGGTTCCAGTCTCGTCAGGGTCCCCCGATCATGCAGGCTTTCTATGATGTGGCCAAACTGTTCGGAAAGGAAAAAATGGTGGTCAACCAGTGGCAGATCCTCTGCGCCTGGGTATATATGATCGCTGCTGCTACCTCTTTGGCACTGTTCTTCGCTCAGAGCGACCTTCTGCTCATTTTCTTTGTGCAGGCTGTTGGTGCGGTCTTTTTGGTCATGGGTGCCATGGCCACCAAGTCCCCGTACTCTCAGGTGGGCGCACAGCGCGAATTGATACAGATTCTTGCTTACGAGCCAGTTTTGATTCTGGTTTTTGTTGGCTTCTATATGGTTACAGGCTCCTTCTCTCTGGACGCTGTCTGGTCCCAGGATATGCCGCTCATCACTAAGATGCCGCTGCTTTATCTGGCTCTGGGTTATGCCTTAACCATTAAATTGAGAAAGTCCCCGTTTGACTTCTCCACGTCCCATCACGGTCATCAGGAACTGGTTAAAGGTGTACTCACCGAATATTCCGGTCCCTATCTGGCTCTGATTGAAATTGCCCACTGGTACGAGACCATTTTGGTTCTCGGTTTGTGCGCCATCTTCTGGCACACCAATGTTGTTTGGATGGCCGTGCTGCTGGTGATCACTTACATGCTTGAAATCCTGGTGGACAACACTATGGCTCGCATGACTTGGCGCTGGATGCTCAAGCGTGTCTGGCTGCTCGGTATGGGCCTGTCCATTGTCAATCTCATCTGGCTGTACGCGAGGTAA
- a CDS encoding NADH-quinone oxidoreductase subunit C produces the protein MKGTIIDVTIDNVVGEVMNMKNDGQRFVTLSTYQEGEGKLGILYHFDKEYEDTHLRMTVDMKKPIPSVSGVFFGAMLVENEIRDQWDVKFDGMVLDFNRTLFLDPEVTQVPLVSNVKIEPKK, from the coding sequence ATGAAAGGTACTATTATTGACGTGACCATCGACAATGTTGTCGGAGAGGTCATGAATATGAAGAACGACGGACAACGGTTCGTCACGCTTTCCACATATCAGGAAGGCGAGGGCAAGCTTGGTATTCTTTATCATTTCGATAAGGAATATGAGGATACTCATCTGCGGATGACTGTCGACATGAAGAAGCCTATTCCCAGCGTTTCCGGTGTCTTCTTTGGCGCCATGCTGGTAGAAAATGAAATCCGTGACCAGTGGGACGTCAAGTTCGACGGCATGGTTCTTGACTTTAACCGCACACTCTTTCTTGATCCCGAGGTCACCCAGGTTCCCCTGGTGTCCAACGTCAAGATTGAGCCGAAAAAATAG
- a CDS encoding nickel-dependent hydrogenase large subunit — MATTVIPFGPQHPVLPEPIHLTLKVEDEIVKEAIPALGYVHRGLEKLADIRDFHQMITVCERVCGICSMIHGTCYSQCIEELMDIEVPARAEMLRVIWSELHRMHSHLLWLGLFADAFGFESLFMQFWKVRERIMDINEATAGSRVIVSVNIIGGVRADLSPDQIRWILSELEIVEKEVKAMQDTIMNDYSVKSRTVGIGYMSKEDAYVLGAAGPTLRGSGVASDMRMIGYGAYSELDFEPVVETSGDCWARSTVRFHEVIQSIDLVRQAVSKLPEGDIAAKVKGNPPEGEVYMRVEQPRGECVYYIKGNGTKHLDRLRIRTPTFANIPPLLHMLPGCELADVPVIVLAIDPCISCTER, encoded by the coding sequence ATGGCTACTACCGTAATTCCCTTCGGCCCGCAGCATCCCGTTCTCCCCGAGCCGATTCATTTGACGCTCAAGGTTGAGGACGAAATCGTTAAAGAAGCTATCCCGGCACTGGGCTACGTTCATCGTGGTTTGGAAAAGCTGGCAGATATTCGCGACTTCCATCAGATGATCACCGTGTGCGAACGCGTGTGTGGCATCTGCTCCATGATTCACGGCACCTGCTATTCGCAGTGCATCGAAGAACTTATGGACATTGAAGTTCCGGCTCGTGCAGAAATGCTGCGTGTTATCTGGAGTGAACTTCACCGTATGCATTCTCACCTGCTTTGGCTGGGCTTGTTCGCCGATGCTTTCGGCTTTGAATCCCTGTTCATGCAGTTCTGGAAAGTGCGCGAGCGCATTATGGACATCAACGAGGCCACTGCTGGTAGCCGCGTTATCGTGTCCGTCAACATCATCGGCGGCGTCCGTGCCGACCTTTCCCCCGACCAGATTCGCTGGATTCTCTCCGAGCTGGAAATCGTGGAGAAAGAGGTCAAGGCCATGCAGGACACCATCATGAACGACTACTCGGTCAAGTCCCGTACCGTTGGTATTGGCTACATGTCCAAAGAGGACGCTTACGTTCTCGGCGCTGCTGGTCCGACCTTGCGTGGTTCCGGTGTCGCATCCGACATGCGCATGATCGGTTACGGCGCATACTCCGAGCTGGATTTTGAACCGGTTGTTGAGACTTCCGGTGACTGTTGGGCTCGTTCCACGGTCCGTTTCCATGAAGTAATTCAGTCCATTGATTTGGTTCGTCAGGCCGTCAGCAAGTTGCCTGAGGGCGATATTGCCGCCAAGGTCAAGGGCAACCCGCCGGAAGGCGAAGTCTACATGCGCGTGGAACAGCCGCGCGGTGAGTGCGTCTACTATATTAAGGGCAATGGCACCAAGCATCTGGATCGGTTGCGTATCCGCACCCCTACATTTGCCAATATTCCGCCGCTCCTGCACATGTTGCCGGGTTGTGAACTGGCCGACGTGCCAGTCATCGTCTTGGCTATTGACCCGTGCATCAGCTGCACCGAACGCTAG
- a CDS encoding EamA family transporter: MQELPFLLVILSSIAHGYWNFLLKRAQNKDAFLGLSKMAEPVIYAIPFAIAVSVWGLDPASLWYAGVGTLLSVVNYFCLANSYKRLDLSIAYPVSRSSTLFLPFLAYLIFQESIDAIGWCSVFFVTVGVLVVQLKDLRFSSISWNRQGSNSGLLFALFAAFTVALYTLWGKEAVRHMHPFIYMYCYTLASCAYFLPSLRRLDRLVVKEEWSRNKWSILTVSVLNTLSFVLMLMALNMGKVTYVGALRQLSLVVGVGLGWLVLRESLSLPRVLGVLLIIVGACLTYLAT; encoded by the coding sequence ATGCAGGAACTCCCATTTCTCCTCGTTATCCTTTCCTCCATCGCACATGGATATTGGAATTTTCTTCTGAAACGCGCACAGAATAAAGATGCCTTTCTCGGCTTGAGCAAAATGGCTGAACCAGTCATATATGCAATACCATTTGCCATAGCGGTAAGTGTCTGGGGGCTTGATCCGGCATCTCTTTGGTATGCGGGGGTGGGAACGTTGCTTTCTGTGGTGAACTATTTCTGTCTCGCCAACAGTTACAAACGACTTGATCTTTCCATTGCATATCCCGTGTCGCGTTCCAGCACTCTGTTTCTTCCGTTTCTGGCATACCTTATTTTTCAGGAAAGCATTGACGCCATAGGCTGGTGTTCAGTCTTTTTTGTCACAGTTGGTGTCCTTGTCGTTCAATTGAAGGATTTACGATTTTCTTCCATCTCATGGAATCGTCAGGGCAGCAATTCAGGTTTGTTGTTTGCCCTTTTTGCGGCTTTTACCGTGGCATTGTATACCTTGTGGGGCAAAGAGGCTGTTCGGCATATGCACCCATTCATTTACATGTATTGCTACACGCTGGCTTCGTGTGCGTATTTTTTGCCTTCCTTGCGACGGCTTGATCGTCTTGTTGTTAAGGAGGAATGGAGCCGGAATAAATGGAGCATCCTTACTGTTTCTGTACTGAATACACTTTCATTTGTTCTCATGCTGATGGCTTTGAACATGGGTAAGGTCACCTATGTCGGGGCATTGCGGCAACTTAGCCTTGTGGTCGGAGTCGGGCTGGGCTGGCTGGTATTGCGTGAATCCTTATCCTTACCACGGGTTCTCGGTGTTTTGCTTATTATAGTCGGGGCGTGTCTGACATATCTTGCGACGTAA
- a CDS encoding 4Fe-4S dicluster domain-containing protein: MLFTPTVVKNLLKKPATRNYPFVVRDPFPKYRGELVIDIDKCIFCGMCSRKCPCQCITVDKTTGTWSCDPHECITCGYCVDACPTKCLTMKDTHRKPMTEKTTWVEQGTPPKPKKKKAAPAAETAPEKEAAPKAEKAETKPDANKADKK; the protein is encoded by the coding sequence ATGCTGTTTACACCTACAGTCGTCAAGAACCTGTTGAAGAAACCCGCCACCCGTAACTATCCGTTCGTGGTGCGCGATCCGTTTCCTAAATATCGCGGTGAGCTTGTTATTGACATCGATAAGTGCATTTTCTGCGGCATGTGCTCACGCAAATGCCCCTGTCAGTGCATTACGGTTGATAAAACTACGGGTACTTGGTCCTGCGATCCTCATGAATGCATTACTTGCGGTTATTGCGTCGATGCATGCCCTACCAAATGCCTGACCATGAAGGACACGCACCGCAAGCCCATGACCGAGAAGACCACCTGGGTCGAACAGGGCACACCGCCCAAACCGAAAAAAAAGAAAGCCGCTCCTGCTGCGGAAACTGCTCCTGAGAAGGAAGCTGCTCCCAAGGCCGAAAAGGCTGAGACGAAGCCTGACGCCAACAAGGCCGACAAGAAATAG
- a CDS encoding M23 family metallopeptidase gives MKRIFLLLFLVIAMTLPFSPVSVTAQDFGLEEGDGVFVLPKDAGAAEQVAPVNNGSALVLAAPARVGVGQPFLVRLTSDQPLDSVSVYWLGKEVEPSISVWNNRHVALVMLGSDVLDTKAGKQDLSVIASVDGKENTLRRTVQVTSKEYPKQELTLPPAMVTPPQDVYDRISEERKQTTAAKNTLTPKRLWRLPLLRPVDGEISSTYGLRRILNGKSKNPHRGQDMRSPMGNPVKSVADGVIVLVGDHYYAGNSVYIDHGNGVVSMYFHLSKPIVKEGDKVQRGQAIGLSGMSGRATGPHLHFSLSVLGELVDPQPLFDNSADKLLN, from the coding sequence ATGAAACGGATTTTCCTTCTCCTGTTCCTGGTTATTGCCATGACACTTCCTTTTTCCCCTGTTTCCGTGACAGCTCAGGATTTTGGGCTTGAAGAAGGCGACGGTGTGTTTGTCCTGCCGAAAGATGCTGGCGCTGCCGAGCAAGTGGCACCGGTGAATAACGGGTCTGCTTTGGTGCTGGCCGCCCCTGCCCGTGTGGGCGTTGGGCAACCTTTTTTGGTGCGTCTGACTTCTGATCAACCGTTGGACTCCGTGTCCGTGTATTGGTTGGGCAAGGAGGTCGAGCCGTCCATTTCTGTCTGGAACAACCGACATGTGGCGTTGGTTATGCTTGGCTCCGATGTGTTGGACACAAAAGCAGGCAAGCAGGACTTGTCTGTTATCGCATCGGTGGACGGCAAGGAGAACACTCTGCGCCGTACTGTTCAGGTCACGAGCAAGGAATACCCCAAGCAGGAATTGACCCTGCCGCCGGCCATGGTCACGCCACCTCAGGATGTCTATGATCGTATTTCCGAGGAGCGCAAACAGACAACAGCAGCCAAAAATACACTTACTCCGAAACGGCTCTGGCGTTTGCCTTTGCTGCGTCCGGTGGATGGAGAGATTTCCAGCACCTATGGCTTGCGTCGTATCCTTAATGGCAAATCGAAAAATCCGCATCGGGGTCAGGACATGCGTTCGCCTATGGGTAACCCTGTGAAGTCCGTGGCTGACGGTGTGATTGTATTGGTGGGAGACCATTATTACGCAGGCAATTCTGTGTATATCGACCACGGCAACGGCGTTGTAAGCATGTATTTCCATTTGTCCAAGCCCATTGTTAAAGAGGGCGACAAGGTTCAGCGAGGTCAGGCAATCGGATTGTCTGGTATGTCCGGGCGCGCCACAGGCCCACATCTGCATTTTTCTTTGTCGGTTCTTGGTGAATTGGTTGATCCCCAACCGCTTTTTGATAACAGCGCTGATAAATTGTTGAATTAG
- the ispG gene encoding flavodoxin-dependent (E)-4-hydroxy-3-methylbut-2-enyl-diphosphate synthase, with amino-acid sequence MQRKQTRVLNIGAVGIGGDNPVRVQSMCNTDTRDVIATVTQINQLAEAGCEIVRLAVPDDKAAAVLKDIREQSPVPLIADIHFDYRLALDAVEAGFEGLRINPGNIGDEQKVDIVVRAAMANNVPIRIGVNGGSLEKDLLRQFGGPTPEAMVESGLRHVAMLEKRGFYDTKISLKTSSVLNTVAAYRLMSEKVDYPLHIGITEAGTLVRGAVKSAVGLGLLLSEGIGDTMRVSLTHDPVAEIGVAYEILRSLGLRERGPEIISCPTCGRTEIKLIELAEKVEEALRGVEEVFTVAVMGCVVNGPGEAREADIGIAGGRDLGIIFRKGEVVRKVKGNENLLPEFMKEINMFLEERRK; translated from the coding sequence ATGCAACGAAAGCAGACACGAGTCCTGAATATAGGTGCGGTGGGCATTGGCGGGGATAACCCTGTCCGCGTCCAATCCATGTGCAACACCGATACCCGCGATGTTATCGCCACGGTGACACAGATCAATCAACTGGCCGAGGCAGGGTGCGAGATTGTGCGTCTGGCCGTACCCGATGACAAGGCCGCCGCTGTACTCAAGGATATCCGCGAGCAATCTCCGGTACCCCTTATAGCGGACATACATTTCGATTATCGATTGGCTCTGGATGCCGTGGAAGCCGGGTTTGAAGGGTTGCGTATCAACCCAGGCAATATCGGTGACGAGCAAAAAGTGGACATCGTGGTTCGTGCGGCTATGGCCAACAACGTTCCCATTCGTATCGGTGTCAATGGCGGGTCGCTGGAAAAAGATTTGCTTCGGCAGTTTGGTGGCCCTACCCCCGAAGCCATGGTTGAATCTGGCCTGCGTCATGTTGCCATGCTGGAAAAGCGTGGCTTTTACGATACCAAAATTTCACTCAAGACCTCATCGGTTTTGAATACCGTTGCCGCTTACCGACTTATGAGCGAGAAGGTGGACTATCCGTTACATATCGGTATCACTGAGGCCGGAACATTGGTCCGAGGGGCGGTCAAGTCCGCTGTCGGACTGGGACTTTTGTTATCCGAGGGGATCGGCGACACCATGCGTGTGTCGCTCACCCATGACCCTGTCGCCGAGATTGGCGTGGCCTACGAAATCCTGCGTAGCTTGGGCTTGCGTGAACGCGGCCCGGAGATTATATCCTGTCCGACCTGTGGGCGTACCGAGATTAAACTGATCGAGTTGGCCGAAAAGGTGGAAGAGGCCCTGCGTGGAGTGGAGGAAGTCTTTACCGTGGCGGTCATGGGGTGCGTGGTCAATGGTCCCGGCGAGGCCCGGGAAGCTGACATTGGCATAGCCGGAGGCCGTGATTTGGGCATCATTTTCCGTAAGGGAGAAGTGGTGCGCAAGGTCAAGGGCAATGAAAATTTACTACCGGAATTCATGAAAGAAATTAATATGTTCCTGGAAGAAAGGAGAAAATAG
- a CDS encoding proline--tRNA ligase: MRLSRYYIPTLKEDPADAEVVSHKLLMRAGMIRKLTSGIYNYLPLGLRSINKVATIVREEMDRAGAMEVLMPMVQPADLWVETGRWDYYGKELLRLNDRNGRDYCLGPTHEEVITDLVRGEINSYKQLPVNLYQIQTKFRDEIRPRFGLMRGREFIMKDAYSFDKDEEGAEKSYFEMFEAYKKAFSRIGLRFKPVQADSGAIGGDFSHEFMVLADTGEDTIASCLSCEFGANLEKAKVAAPAGEDMTNADCPAIEEVDTPGQHTVEEVCKYLGVDPSKLVKTLLFVVDDEPVAALVRGDRELNDIKLRNLVGGNEIELADEELVKKLTNAPVGFAGPSGLDKDVPIYADHELCAATDWVAGANKGDTHVKHLSLGRDCTIEKFADLRVIEPTDPCPECGGKIEFTKGIEVGHVFKLGVKYSEKMEATFLDENGKPKPLIMGCYGIGVSRIMASAIEQNNDENGCCFPPSIAPFEVCLIALGGKDQAVTDKAEELYSSIKGLGVDAAYDDRKERPGVKFAEADLIGYPMQLVLGGKGLKNGIVEAKDRKTGEKIELPLDGFVEAFTAWRKEIWNNWGLEVK, translated from the coding sequence ATGCGTCTTTCCCGTTACTACATCCCGACTCTCAAGGAGGACCCGGCAGACGCTGAGGTTGTCTCCCACAAGCTTTTGATGCGTGCGGGCATGATCCGCAAACTCACCAGCGGTATTTATAACTACCTTCCGCTTGGCCTGCGCTCCATCAACAAGGTCGCCACTATCGTGCGCGAGGAAATGGACCGCGCCGGAGCAATGGAAGTGCTCATGCCCATGGTTCAGCCTGCCGACCTGTGGGTCGAGACCGGTCGTTGGGATTACTACGGCAAGGAGCTGTTGCGTTTGAATGACCGCAACGGCCGTGACTACTGTCTTGGACCCACGCACGAAGAAGTCATTACCGATTTGGTGCGCGGTGAAATTAATTCCTACAAGCAGTTGCCGGTCAATCTGTATCAGATTCAAACCAAGTTCCGCGATGAAATTCGTCCTCGTTTTGGTCTCATGCGAGGTCGTGAGTTCATCATGAAGGACGCTTATTCCTTCGATAAAGATGAGGAAGGCGCAGAGAAATCCTATTTTGAGATGTTCGAAGCTTACAAAAAAGCCTTTTCTCGCATCGGTCTGCGGTTCAAACCGGTTCAGGCCGATTCCGGGGCTATTGGCGGTGACTTCTCACATGAATTTATGGTTCTTGCCGATACCGGTGAGGACACCATTGCATCTTGTTTGTCGTGTGAATTCGGTGCAAATCTGGAAAAAGCCAAGGTTGCCGCGCCTGCTGGCGAGGACATGACCAACGCCGATTGTCCGGCCATCGAAGAAGTGGATACTCCCGGTCAGCATACCGTGGAAGAAGTTTGCAAATATCTCGGTGTGGACCCGAGCAAGTTGGTCAAGACGCTGCTGTTCGTTGTGGACGACGAGCCTGTCGCCGCATTGGTGCGTGGTGATCGTGAACTTAACGATATCAAGTTGCGCAACCTTGTTGGCGGTAACGAGATTGAGTTGGCAGATGAGGAATTGGTTAAGAAACTGACCAACGCACCTGTCGGTTTTGCCGGTCCTTCCGGTTTGGATAAGGACGTGCCTATTTACGCTGACCATGAATTGTGTGCGGCCACAGATTGGGTGGCCGGAGCCAACAAGGGTGATACGCACGTGAAGCATCTGTCTCTTGGTCGTGACTGTACTATCGAGAAGTTCGCTGATTTGCGTGTGATTGAGCCGACTGATCCATGCCCCGAGTGCGGTGGCAAGATCGAGTTCACCAAGGGTATCGAAGTGGGCCATGTCTTTAAACTCGGTGTGAAATACTCCGAGAAGATGGAAGCCACTTTCCTCGACGAGAATGGTAAGCCCAAGCCCTTGATTATGGGGTGTTATGGCATCGGCGTATCTCGTATTATGGCCTCCGCCATTGAGCAGAACAATGACGAAAACGGCTGTTGTTTTCCGCCGTCCATTGCACCGTTTGAGGTCTGCTTGATTGCTCTCGGCGGCAAGGACCAAGCTGTGACTGATAAGGCCGAGGAACTGTATTCCTCGATTAAGGGACTTGGCGTGGACGCTGCCTACGACGACCGCAAAGAACGTCCGGGTGTCAAGTTTGCCGAGGCCGATCTCATTGGTTATCCCATGCAACTTGTTCTCGGTGGCAAAGGCCTCAAGAACGGTATCGTGGAAGCCAAGGATCGCAAAACCGGCGAGAAGATCGAATTGCCGCTCGACGGTTTTGTCGAAGCTTTTACCGCATGGCGTAAGGAAATTTGGAATAATTGGGGCCTTGAAGTGAAATAG
- the xseA gene encoding exodeoxyribonuclease VII large subunit codes for MSNILSVSELTKSVKALLEAEFPFVWVRGQVTNLARPASGHVYFTLTDGDAALSVVWFKSSQRSAEPVNRGEERVNPLTGEIEEEQGATALTGSGLEDGMEVLCAGRLNVYEPRGQYQLVAELVQDQGVGDLAVAFEALKRKLADKGYFDEDRKIAVPKNPRRVAVITSPSGAAIRDFLRIADTRGTGAEIRIYPSLVQGDQAPEQIAAALDAADADDWAEVVVLIRGGGSLEDLWAFNTEPVADAIYRARLPVVSGVGHEPDVSIADFVADKRVATPSHAVQELWPQRETLVQKLDVLDMGLGRAYANWLLGKGKDFEHLRKALVWLSPERRLERMEDQFTSLSARLQGAGLDTFYDHVDDAVRTTDRLNRAFGTVQVDGLASEVAGLAHRLTQGAQRFSEGKAQDFELLQTALHGFDPEGPLERGYALVRINRTGEFLRDPKGVTKGDGLDIRVKGGSVAAVVTDETSSD; via the coding sequence TTGTCCAATATTCTTTCAGTCAGTGAACTTACAAAATCCGTCAAGGCGCTTCTTGAGGCGGAATTTCCGTTTGTCTGGGTGCGTGGTCAGGTGACGAACTTGGCGCGTCCGGCCAGTGGGCATGTGTATTTTACGTTGACCGATGGCGACGCGGCCTTGTCTGTGGTCTGGTTCAAATCCTCGCAACGGTCTGCCGAGCCGGTGAATCGTGGTGAGGAACGGGTCAATCCGCTCACGGGTGAGATCGAAGAAGAGCAGGGCGCGACAGCTTTGACCGGGAGTGGACTGGAGGACGGCATGGAAGTGCTGTGTGCAGGTCGACTCAATGTATATGAACCGCGTGGTCAGTATCAATTGGTGGCTGAATTGGTGCAGGATCAGGGTGTGGGTGATCTGGCCGTGGCCTTTGAGGCGTTGAAACGGAAACTTGCCGATAAGGGATACTTTGATGAGGATCGCAAAATCGCAGTGCCGAAGAATCCCCGGCGGGTGGCGGTTATTACGTCGCCATCAGGCGCGGCTATTCGGGATTTCCTACGCATTGCCGATACGCGTGGAACGGGTGCGGAAATACGAATTTATCCTTCACTGGTGCAGGGCGATCAGGCCCCGGAACAAATCGCGGCGGCACTGGATGCAGCGGATGCGGATGATTGGGCCGAGGTCGTTGTGCTTATTCGCGGCGGTGGATCGTTGGAAGATTTGTGGGCTTTTAATACCGAGCCGGTGGCGGATGCCATCTATCGCGCCAGGCTGCCGGTGGTGTCCGGTGTGGGGCATGAACCAGATGTGTCCATAGCCGATTTTGTAGCGGATAAACGGGTGGCCACCCCGAGCCATGCGGTGCAGGAATTGTGGCCCCAACGTGAAACATTGGTGCAGAAATTGGACGTGCTCGATATGGGGCTGGGTCGAGCGTATGCGAATTGGCTGCTTGGGAAGGGCAAGGATTTTGAACATTTGCGCAAGGCTCTTGTGTGGCTGTCGCCCGAACGGCGGCTGGAGCGCATGGAAGATCAGTTTACGTCGTTATCAGCTCGGCTTCAGGGCGCGGGATTGGATACTTTTTATGATCATGTTGATGACGCTGTGCGGACAACAGACCGGTTAAACCGGGCCTTTGGCACGGTGCAGGTTGATGGGCTGGCCTCTGAAGTGGCAGGATTGGCGCATCGTTTGACTCAAGGGGCGCAACGGTTCAGTGAAGGCAAGGCACAGGACTTTGAGCTGTTACAGACTGCTTTGCATGGCTTTGATCCCGAAGGACCGCTTGAGCGGGGATACGCATTGGTGCGCATTAATCGGACTGGAGAGTTTTTACGTGACCCGAAAGGGGTGACGAAGGGCGACGGGCTTGATATCAGAGTGAAAGGCGGCTCAGTGGCCGCCGTTGTAACCGACGAGACTTCATCAGACTAA